In the genome of Pontibacter actiniarum, the window ACCATGGAGAGCCGACTGCAGCCGGGGCTATACTTTGCCGGAGAGGTGCTGGACATCGACGGCATCACGGGCGGGTTTAACTTTCAGGCTGCCTGGACCACCGGCTTCCTGGCCGGCCGGCAAATGGCTGCACCCGTCCCTGCCCCTGCGTCTTAAGCTTCCTGCTTTGGAAACAAAAAAGATTCCATATCAGTAATATAGCATATAGAAACTAATATGGATAAAACTATGGAAAACAATAAAGAAGTATTCTCTACGGTGCATCACCTCATCGAACGTTGTAAGGATGGTGCCAAAGGATATAAGACCGCCTCTGAAGATGTAGAGGATAAGGACCTGAAGGACCTGTTCCGCAAGTATGCGGTGCAGCGCGATAGCATGATCACCGAACTGCAGGACCAGCTGCACAAGATGGGCCACACCGACGATGAGTCGAGCTCCCTGGAGGGAACCGTGCACAGAGCATGGATCGACATCAAGTCTGCCCTGTCGTCCAAAGACAGGCACCGTGTGCTGGCGGAGTGCGAGCGCGGTGAGGATTACGCCGTTAAGTCTTACCAGGAGGCGTTAAACAAGAACCTTCCCGGCAACCTGAAGCCGATTGTGGAACAACAGTACAATGATATCAAAAACGCGCATGACCACATCCGCTCTCTGCGGGATGCTTCTAAAGGCGCGTAACCACAGCTAATAAACGTATGAAAGGAGCCTCAAGAGGCTCCTTTTTTTGTTTCTGCAATGCTGTTAATGGATTGTCTAAATCATTTAAGAAGATGTTTCAGGAGGAGGTGCAGCTGAAGTTCGCCCACCGTCTCTCCTCTCCTGTCGGTATCGCAGCGGCTGGAGCCGTGAGGCAGCCGGAAGGCTTAAAGCCCTACCATCATAACAGGCTAAAAGCAACAAGGGTAACATCCGTCTGATGTTACCCTTGTCAAATCTAACTGCCGAAGCAGCTAGCTTAATCTTCCAACCTTTTTATGATACCCCTTTTACGGGCTGCTGTAGAGGAAGGTTATGCTTTTGTTAAATAATTTTAAAATCAAAAAGGCCGACGTTTCAAGTCGGCCTTTTCTTTCAGCTGTCAAGTGTTTTAATCCTCTGGGCTGTAATACTTTATTATACGGCACCAAAGTGCCTTGGTTGCGGGATGCTTAGAATCTTTTCTTACGGAAGCCACCGCCACCGCTTCTTCTGTCTCCGCCACGGTCACGATCACGGTCGCCGCCGCCGCGTCTGTCGCCGCGGAAGCCACCACGGTCACGGTCACGGTCACGATCGCCGCCACGGAAACCGCCGCCGCTTCTACGGCCGCCACGGTCTCTGTCTCTGTCGCCACCGCCGCCGAAGCCGAAGTCTTCACCGCCTTCTTTAGGGCCTGAGCCTTTCTTCTGCGATTTCTCCACGATCACCATGCGGCCATCATACTCTACGCGGCCAATGTTTTCCACGATCTCAGCCGTGTACTCTGTTGGCACTTCCACAAAGCTGAACTTGTCGTACAGGTCGATATCGCCCACACGCCCTTCCGGAATGCTGGAGTTCTGCGCCAGCAGGTCGATCAGGTCGCGCGGATGCACACGGTCTTTCTTGCCGATTGTGATGAACAGGCGGTCCATGCCTTCTTTGGCGGCGCTAAGCCCCTTCTCGGCATCTGCACCCTTTTCTTTCACCTTGGCTTCCTTCATGCTCATTTTAAGCAAGGCTGACGCCACGTCAAGCGGTGTGTATCCGTCGGTTTCGTTCACGAAGCGCTCGATGCGCGCTACATGCTTGGCCAGGTGTCCTTTTTCCAGCACTTCCTTCACTTTATCGAAGAACATGTTCGTGCGGATCTCATTTACGTCTTCCAGCGACGGTACCTGCTGCAGAACAATCTTGGCTTTGGTATAGCGCATGATGTCCTTCAGTTTGTACCCGTCTGAGCGGCCTCCTACAAAAGAGAACGCCTTGCCAGACTTGCCGGCACGGCCTGTACGGCCAATGCGGTGTACGTAAGATTCTTCGTCCTGCGGAAGGTCGTAGTTAAACACGGCCTCTACGTTCTCCACGTCAAGGCCACGCGCTGCCACGTCTGTTGCCACCAGTATCTCCAGGGTGCCGTTGCGGAACTTGTTCATTACCGCAGAGCGCTGGTTTTGGTTCAGGTCGCCGTGCAGGGCGTCAGAGAAGTAGCCGCGGGCCTGCAGGCCGGTTACCAGGTCATCCACCATACGCTTCGTGTTACAGAAGATAATGGCTGACTTAAGGTTGTACATGTCCAGCAGGCGCGAAAGCACTTCCTGCTTGGCGCTGTTGCGCACCTCAAAGTACGCCTGGTCGATGTTCGTTACCGTTAGCTCCTGGTGCACTACCTTAACCAGCACAGGGTCGGTCTGGTAGCGCTTGGTCATCTCCATGATCGGCTTGGACATGGTAGCCGAGAAGAAGATGGTCTGACGGTCTTCCGGGATACGCTCCAACACGAACTCAATATCCTCGCGGAAGCCCATGTCCAGCATTTCATCCGCTTCGTCCAGGATGATTTTATTAACGTTGTCAAGCACCAGGGTACCGCGCTGGATGTGGTCCATGACACGGCCCGGCGTACCGATCACGATCTGAACGCCTTGCTTCAGGGCGCGCAGCTGACGGTCATAGCTCTGGCCACCGTAAATCGGAACCACGCTGATGCCTTGCTTATACTTGGCCAGTTTCTGAATCTCACCGGAAACCTGGATAGCCAGCTCGCGTGTCGGGCACAGAATAAGGGCCTGCACGCTTCTGTCGCTTGGGTCAACGGTTTCAATGGTAGGGATGCCGAAAGCGGCGGTTTTGCCTGTACCCGTCTGGGCCTGGCCGATGATGTCTTTACCTGATAAAACAACCGGGATTGCTTCTGTCTGGATGGGAGAGGCTTCTTCGAAACCCATGTCAGCGATGGCTCGCTGTACTTCCGGCGAAAGCGGAAGCTCTTCAAATCTGATTTTGTTCATCTAATTTTTTAATAACTGAAATATCTGGAGGCAGCCTGCTGATCAACCATTCTCTGCTTTATACGAGAGCGACAAATAAATAAAAACAACTAGCGTAGCCAACGAGGTATATCCAGTTATCTGTAAATCAGACTGTTCCAAACAGGGCGCAAAGGTAGGGACTTTTTTTGACATATACTACAGATGCCTCGATTTATATGCTTTGGGCGCAATTGGACGCTTGTGGCGTGAGTTTCACCCCTGAAAATAAACCGTTGGCTGATTATTGTACAGAGGATTTATATAATGGAATTTTTTTTCTACATTAGTGTTTAAGTTAAATAAATTATTAGAATATGGTAACAACGGAAATCGCGGCTCGTAAAAAGATGCAGTTGACCCTGGTTTTTAGATACTTGGCCACTTTTAATACAAAGGCGTGAATAATTTGCACAGATCAGCCGTAGTATATCTTATTGCAACCGTTACCCCTAGGCTTACTAAAACACTCCATACAAATGCTACAAGCTGAAATTTGCACCGTTGCAGAGCTGTTCCTGCCTTTTGGCGCCATGCGCACGCACCGGTTTAGCGAATGGTGGTGTTCGTAGTTGCTGTTCAGTGCGCTGCCTAAACCTTTTCCGTTAGTCTTACACTTGTCATAATCCCTAACCCCTAAAGTCCTATACTATGTTACACTTCTCCAAAATCTCAACAAAAGGCAAAGATTTTAACCTTATTGCCTCAGGTGCACTGGCTTTTAAGATCCATAACAAGATTCTCAAGGACGAGACGTTCCACCAGAAAGGAGCAAAAATCAACCGCAACATGCTGCTGGGCAGCGTGCCGGCCAGAACACTGACGGCCGACCGCCGCAATGTTTTCTATGTTATCCTCTCTGATGTTGACAGAACTAACATCGACGCGCTGTGTGAGATGATTGCCCAGGAGCGCAAGAAAGGAAGCTATGCCGTGTGCCAGGTGATTCCGGTTTACTTCAATGAGCTTTCGTTTAAAGCCATGAAGGTTCTTCGCCAGAATTTTGATGAAGTGATAGAGCTGAACAAGTTTAACTTAGGGAGCAGCAAGGCCTTGATGAGCGCCGAGCAGCAGCACTGCCTTATAACCGATTACTCGCTCTCCATGGCCCGTATTATGTACCATGTGTGTGTGAAAGACTTTGCTCCTTTAGCCCAGGAGGCGAAAGGAGAACTGGTATACGCGCAATAGCCGGAAAAGCTCTCTGCGCCGCCCGTATAACAAAGCCTCTGCCCTTTCCGGGTAGAGGCTTTGTTGTGGAATAAGCTGCTGTGGGTATGGGGTTTACATATGCGTTGCTAATATTTTTAGCCTGAGGCTTGATTGGTGCCTTGCCAAAGCTGTATCTTTAAAGTATAGATACCATCGCAATGCCATCAGTTTTTAAGATTTACTCCTCCTCGGCCGGCTCCGGCAAAACGTATCACCTGACAAAGGAATACCTGAAGCTGGCGCTCCACAGCAGCGACCCGGACTATTACCGCTCGGTCTTGGCCATCACGTTCACCAACGACGCTGCCGCTGAGATGAAGGAGCGAATTCTGGGGGCCCTGCGAAACTTTAACGACAACAGCCTGCCGGAGAGGGATAAACGGAAAAGCGAGGAGCTGCTCGAAGGTATAACACAGGATTTACAGCTGGAGTACCCGGAGGAGAAACTGGACAAGGAGGAGGTGCGCCGGCGTGCCGCCAGCCTGTTCCGGCAGATCCTCTACAACTACTCCGACTTCAGCGTGAGCACCATCGATAGTTTTGTCAACAAGATTGTGCAGGCGTTTACGCGCGAGCTGAATATCCCGCAGAACTTCGAGGTAGACCTGGATTCCAACACGCTGCTGAGCACCGCCGTCTCGCTGCTGCTGGACAAGGTGACGGACTCAAAAGAAGACCTGCTCTCGCAGACGCTGGAGCAGTACGCCCTGGAGAAGGCCCGCGAAGGCAAGAGCTGGACCATGCTGCCCGACGACCTGATGGACTTCGCCCGTAACCTGCTGAACGAGCAGGTGTACGAGGCTATCACGGATCTGCAGCAGCTGAGCCTGGAGGATTTTAAGGAGGTGCGCGAGCAACTGTTCCTGGTGCAGCAGCAGGTGGCCGAAACGGTGCAGGAGGCGGCGCAGCAGGCCATGCAGCTCTTCGGAAACGCAGACGTCTCCCCTGCCGACCTCTACCAGAGCACCCGCGGCATCTGGTCATACTTTAACACCTGGCTGAAGTCGGTGGACCTGAACTACGGCAACAGCAACGCCCAGAAAACGGTGGAGGAAGACAAGTGGTACGGCGGCAAGGCCAGCGCCTACGCCAAAGCGCAGATCGACAGCATTAAGGAGCCGCTCACGGAGCTGTACTTCCATATCGAAAGTATAAAGGAGCAGTATGCCGCCACCTTTACGCTGGTGCAGCAGGTGGTGCCGCACCTGTACAAAGTATCGCTGCTGAACGAGCTGGAGAAGTGCCTGCAGGAGATAAAGCTGGACAAGAACACCGTGCACATCTCCGAGTTTAACAAGCGCATCATTGATATTGTGCTGAAGGAGCCGGTACCGTTTATCTATGAGCGCCTCGGCGAGAAGTATAAGCACATCCTGATCGACGAGTTTCAGGACACCTCGGTGCTGCAGTGGAACAACCTGCTCCCGCTCGTGGACAATGCCCTGGCCTCCGGCCACTTCAGCATGGTGGTGGGCGATGCCAAGCAGGCCATTTACCGCTGGCGAGGCGGCGAGATGGAGCAGATCCTGCACCTTTATAAGAACAGCACCCGCCAGCTGTATGAGAACCGGCGGCACGGGCCGCTTATACGGGAGCGGTATGAGTCGGTGGACCAGGCGCTGCAGCCCAATAACCTGAGCACCAACTACCGCAGCCGCTCCGAAATCATCGGCTTTAACAACGAGCTTTTTACCTTCATCAGCCAGAGCCATCCGCAGTTTGGCATCTTCACGTCTATCTACGACAAGGACTTTGCGCAGCAGGTGCCCACAGGCAGCGACAAAAGCGGCGGCCACATACAGGTGATGTTCACCCACGACGACGACAGCAACTACAAGTATGACCTGAACAGCTGCAGCCGCACCGGGGAGCTTTACGAAGGCTACACGCAGGAAAAAGCGCTTACCTACGACGAGAGTACACTCAACATGGTGCTGCAGCTGGTAAACCATTGCCGGGAGGAGGGCTATGCACTGAAGGACATGGCCATCCTTTGCCGCACCAACATAAAGAGCAAGCTCATCGCCAACTTCCTTAAGGAAAAAGGCTTCAGCATTATTTCGCAGGACTCCCTGTCGTTGCAGTTTGCCGAGGTTATCAACCTGATCATTGCGATGTTCCGCGTGTTTAACCGCCCCCACGATTCGCTGGCAAAGTCGGAGGCCCTGTACCTGGTGTGCAAGGTGGCGCTGGAGTCGGTGCCCGATGTGGAGATGACCAGAACCATTGCCGACATTGCCAATGAGAAGGAGAACCAATCCTTCTTTGATCAGTTGCGCGTGTTTGGCTTTGATGTGCAGGAGCGCGAGACGGGCAACCTGTCCATCTACGAACTCACCGAAAAGCTCATCCGCGTTTTCGACCTGCTCGGCAAGAACAACGAGAGCGAGTACCTTTTCCGCTTCCTGGACCTGGTGCTGGAATACAGCCTCAAAAACAGCAACAACCAGAACAACTTCCTGGCTTACTGGGATGTGCAGAAGGAAAAGCTGAGCATCAACACCCCCAAAGACCGTAACGCCATCACCATTACCAGCATCCACAAGTCCAAGGGCCTCGCCTACCCTGTCGTGCTTGTGCCTTTTGCGGACTGGGGCACGGAGCCCAAAAGGGGCTCGCTGATGTGGAGCCACCTGCCGGACGGGGTGAGCGTGACGGGCAAGCTGCGCAGCGTGGCAGTTAACATAAGTTCTAAACTGGAGAATACTATCCTGACAGAGCAGTACAGCACCGAGATTGAGAAAACCTTTATCGAGAACCTGAACATGCTGTACGTGGCCCTCACCCGCCCCATGGACCGGCTGTACCTGATCGGGAATGCCAAAGACCTGCTGGAGGAGCGCAAGGCCCCGAAGCCGGACGGGCAGGCAAAGAACGTAAGCCACCTGCTGTACCGCTACCTCGTGCACAAGGAGCTGTGGGCCTTTGGCCAGCACTGCTACCAGTTGCACAAAGGCACCCCGCAGGCATTGCAGCACCGTGTGGGCGATGAAAGGTCGTACTTCCTCGACCACCTGACATCCACTGACTGGGAGCAGCGCCTGAAAATAAAGCAGCACGCCAACAACGTGTTCGATTTTGAGACGCAAACAGTGCAGCGGCAGCAGAACAGGAAGCTGCACTATGCCCTGGCCCGCCTTGCCTTTGCCCCGGAACTTGACAAGGTGCTGCGCCAGATGGTGTACGAGGGCATCATCAGCGAACGGGAGAAGCCGGAGGTAAAGCAGAAGCTGACGCAGGTGCTGAACCACCCTAAGCTGGGCCGTTACTTCACCAATCAGGTGGTGGTGGAGCATGAAAAGGAGGTGCTGGACGCCCGTGCCTACCTCTATAAGCCCGACCGCATTGTGTTCGACGGCGAGGCGGTGGTGCTGCTGGAGTTTAAAACGCCGCCACCGGAGCCGGCGCACCGCTACCGGCTGGACCACTACGCGGTGCGCTTCCGGCAACTGGGCTACGAGCAGGTAACGTGCGTGCTGTACTACTTCGAAACCGAGGAGGTGATGGAGTGGCAATACGGCGCTAAAACCGCCGGGCAACTGGGCCTGGAGCTGTAGCAAAGCAGGCTGTAGCCGTTAGTTCGCAGCACAGGCTGTACTTGCAGCGGGAGACGACATCTCGAATACGGCATCAAACGTTAAAGCAATCTCTTAAAAAGCAGATTATTCAATACGAGCATCTTCATGCAGAATTACAAAAACCTGAAAGTTGACCTTTCCAACTGTGACAAAGAGCCCATCCACATCATCGGCCGGATTCAGCCGCACGGCTTTATGCTTATACTTGACCATGACTCGCTGCTCGTGGAGCAGGCCAGCGAGAACGTGGCAGGCTTTCTGGGGATAGAGGCCAGCAGTTTGATCGGTCAGTCGCTGGAGGTGCTGTGCTCCGGGGAAGGCTACATGCTGCTGGAGCAGCAGTTGCGAAATGCCGTGAAGCTGAACCCGCAGCTGCTCCTGATGCAGGAGCAGGTATACTTCGGCTTTGTTCACCTGTCGGCGGGCAAGCTGGTGCTGGAGTGCGAGCCTGCCGTGCCCACAGCCGAACAGCAGCGCCTGGAGAACGCTTACCAGTTCGCCCAGTTCCAGACTGATCTGAACGAGCTGGATACCATGGCCGGGCAGTCGCAGCTGGTGGTGGACTACGTGCAGCGCGTGCTGGATTACGACAGGGTCATGCTCTACAAATTTGATGAGGACTGGAACGGCGAGGTAATAGCAGACAGGGTGAAGCCGGGCGTGCACTCGTACCTGCACCACCACTTCCCGGCCTCCGACATCCCGGCACCGGCCAGAGCCCTGCTCGAGAAGAAGCAGGTGCGGCAGATTCCGGATGTGCAGGCCCAGGCGGTGGATATCGTGCCGTACCTCAATCCTGCCACCGGAAGCCCTTCCAACATCATCCTGTCGGAGCTGCGGAACCCCTCCGAGATTCACCTGGAGTACCTGCGGAACATGGACGTGAGCGCTACCCTGTCTTTCTCCATTATGGTGAAGGGCAAGCTGTGGGGCCTGATCACGTGCCAGCATCTTACGCCGGTGTTCAAAGACTACTGGAAACGGCAGCTCTGCTACCTGATAGCCAAGGCTTTTTCCAATGCCATCCTGTCTGACAGCGAGCAGCGCGATGTGCAAACACTGGCGCAAAGCAAAAAGCTGGAGGAAGAACTGATCCAGCGCCTTAGCGGGGCCAGCCATATCGGCAAAGAGCTTTTCGAGGGCGAGGTTAACCTTCTGCACCTCACCGGCTGCTCCGCGGCAGCCCTGTACTTCAACCACGAGCTGATTGCCTCGGGGCAAGGGCCTGATGAAAGCCAGGTCATGCAGATCATAGACTGGCTCTCGGAGAACAACACCAGCCGGGTGTTCAGCACCAGGCAGCTTTCGAGCCACATGCCGGGTGCGGAGGCTTTTCGGGCAAACGCCAGCGGGCTGCTTGCCCTGGAGATCTCCCGCTACAACAAAGAGTACATTCTATACTTTAAGCCGGAGATAAAGGAGACCCGGATATGGGCAGGTAACCCCGATAAGCCACTCCCCGGCGGAGACATGCGGATACACCCGCGCAAGTCTTTCCAGAACTGGACGGAAGTGATCAAAGGGAAGTCTGAGCCCTGGACGGTGAACGAGCTGGAGATCACGCAGATGCTGCTGAAAGACATTACGGCGATCATACTGCGCAACCAGGCCAGCCAGCTGAAGCAGCTAAACCAGGAGCTAAAGCTCTACACCCAGGACCTGCACGTTAAAAACAGCCGCCTGGAGGATTTTGCCCATATCATCACGCATAACCTGCGGTCACCGTTAAAGAACATCAAAGGCCTGCACAGCTTATACCTGGCAGAGCCTACAAACGAGAGCGCCGCAGAGATAATGGAGCACATCTCCAAAATGACGGATAACATCTCGGCGACCATCGATGACCTGAACCTGATTCTGAAGGCGGCCATTGAGCAGCAGTTGCCGCAGTGCAATGTGCAGCTCCACGACATCATTGAGAAGGAAATTGAGAACCTGCAGGCTGAGATAAAGCAGACCGACGCGAAGATCTGTACCGACCTGCAGGTGCCCGCGCTGAATATGCCAAAGGTGTATTTGGAGAGCATCATGCACAACCTGCTTTCCAACGCGCTAAAGTACAGAGGCGACCGGCCGCCGCTCATCACCGTGAGAAGCTGGCAGGAGGAGCATAACATCTACCTCTCCGTGGCTGACAATGGCTTAGGCATGGACCTGGGCAAGGTTGGGCCGAAACTGTTTGGCCTCTACAATACCTTCCACCGCAAAAAAGACGCAAAAGGGCTGGGCTTATACTTAACACGCATGCAGGTAGAGGGCCTGGGCGGAAAGATCAGCGTAGAGAGCGCACCGGAGAAAGGCACTACCTTTACGGTACAGCTCCCAAGGCATTAGCAATAAACAAGGCAAAATATATGGAACCAAGATTAACACTGATCACCTTAGGCGTGAGAAACCTGCAACGGGCGAAGGAGTTTTACCAGCACGTGTTCGGGTGGCAGCCCAGCGAGAGCAGCAACGACAGCATTGTCTTTTTTCAGTTGAACGGCATGCAGCTGGCTCTTTTTCCGCAGGAGTCCTTAGCCGATGATGCCGGTGTTCCGGCCGAGGGCAGCGGCTTTAAGCGTTTTTCGCTGGCGCACAACGTGGCCTCTGAGCAGCAGGTGGATGAGCTGGTGGCGCAGCTGGAGCAGAAGGGCGCCACTGTGCTGAAACGCCCGGAGAAAGTGTTCTGGGGAGGCTACAGCAGCTACATTGCAGACCCGGACGACAACCTGTGGGAGATCGCCTACAATCCATTCCTGCTGCCGGATGACCCAAGCGGGCACAGGCAGGACTCTATACATTAAGTATCGGGGTTAAAAGGATGAGAGGATGCACAGGGGCGGCCTATACTTACAGGCACCTCCATCCTAATGATGCTGGCAAAGAGAAAAGCGCTCCATCACGCAATCACTCACTCTGAAGTTAAACATTCAGTCATTCAACATACAGTTATTCAAAACTTACCCACGTGCAAACCTTTCTGGAGCTAACGGCCAAATACGTTTACGAGAAGTATAAAGAAAACATCAGCGACCTGTGCGTGGTGCTGCCCTCGCGCCGTGCGAGCTTTTTCTTTAAAACAGCCCTGGCCCAGGCGGCCCCGGACCCGATCTGGTCGCCGGAGGTGTATGCCATGGAGGACTTTATCCGCAGTCTCTCCAAAACCGATGTGCTGGAGCCGATAAACCTGCAGCTGGAGCTGTTCGACCTGATGCGCGAGCAGGACCCGAAGCTCGATTTCGACAACTTCGTGACCTGGGCGGGCACCCTGCTGGAGGACTTCAGTCGCATCGACCAGAACCTGGTGGCCACGGACAAGCTGTTTGAGTACCTGGGGGAGGCGAAGGCGCTGGAGCGCTGGGACCCGAAGTTCCTGGGCAAAGAGCTCTCTCCTACCCTTAAAAAGTACTTCAGCCTTTGGGATAACATCGAGAAGACCTACCACAACCTGCAGCGGCGCTTGCTGGATAAAAAGCAGGCCTACACAGGTATGGCTTTTCGCAAAGTGGCCGAAACCATTGAGCAGATTGCCAGGACGAGCGAGTGCCACCAGTTCATTTTTATCGGCCTGAACAGCCTTACCCGCTCCGAGGAGAAGATCATCCGGACGCTGCTCAAGTATGAGAAGGCCGAGGTGCTCTTCGATTCTGATGATTTCTACATGGAGGGCGATTCGCCTAACCGTGCCGGTGGCTTTTTGCGCAGCTACAAAAGCACCTGGGGCATGCCGGAGTGGCGCTGGCAGCAGAACCTACTGCAGACAGATACAAAAGAGATAAACGTTATCGGCGTGGCCAACGCCAGCATGCAGGGCAAGCTGGCCGGGCAGCTGCTACAGGAGATACGGCAGCAGGACAAGCACGCGCAGACGGCCATCGTGCTGCCCGACGAAACGCTGCTGCTGCCCGTGCTGCACTCCATCCCGGAGGACGTGCCTACCTATAACGTTACCATGGGCCTCAGCTTTAGGGGCACCCCGCTGTTTAACCTCATCGACCTGCTTTTTGAAGTACACCTGACGGGGGTAACGCAGCTGCAGGCCTCCGGCTACAAAGTATACCAGTACCACCACCTGAGCGTCACGAAGCTGCTGACGCACCCTTTCATCCGCCGGTACGAGCTTTACCTCGGCGACCAGCCGGAGAAGGCCCGGTACCATGGCATGATCCAGCAGGTGCTCGACAAGATGGTGCAGGAGAACAAAGTGTTGATTACGGCGCAGGAGCTTATTGAGCTGAGCCAGCACCACCCGCTCTTCGAGACGCTTTTCCGCACCTGGCGCGACTGCGACGACATTATCGTGGCGATGTATGAGCTGATCGAGCTGCTGCGCGAAGTATACACCCACGGCCGCAACAGCATCGAAACGGAGTACCTGTACATCTTCTATACCTTGGTGAAGCGCCTCGATACCATCTTCGACTGCCGCGAGCACAAGATCTCCGTGCGCAGCTTCCGGAAGTTTCTCTACGAGTTGATTTCCCAGACGCGCCTGCCCTTCAGCGGGGAGCCAATCTCGGAGGTGCAGATCATGGGTATGCTGGAAACGCGTGCGCTG includes:
- a CDS encoding PD-(D/E)XK nuclease family protein, with translation MQTFLELTAKYVYEKYKENISDLCVVLPSRRASFFFKTALAQAAPDPIWSPEVYAMEDFIRSLSKTDVLEPINLQLELFDLMREQDPKLDFDNFVTWAGTLLEDFSRIDQNLVATDKLFEYLGEAKALERWDPKFLGKELSPTLKKYFSLWDNIEKTYHNLQRRLLDKKQAYTGMAFRKVAETIEQIARTSECHQFIFIGLNSLTRSEEKIIRTLLKYEKAEVLFDSDDFYMEGDSPNRAGGFLRSYKSTWGMPEWRWQQNLLQTDTKEINVIGVANASMQGKLAGQLLQEIRQQDKHAQTAIVLPDETLLLPVLHSIPEDVPTYNVTMGLSFRGTPLFNLIDLLFEVHLTGVTQLQASGYKVYQYHHLSVTKLLTHPFIRRYELYLGDQPEKARYHGMIQQVLDKMVQENKVLITAQELIELSQHHPLFETLFRTWRDCDDIIVAMYELIELLREVYTHGRNSIETEYLYIFYTLVKRLDTIFDCREHKISVRSFRKFLYELISQTRLPFSGEPISEVQIMGMLETRALDFENLIILSVNENVLPAPKRQESLMPYDVLREFGLPTYAETEGTMAYNFYRLLQRAKKINLLYVLPSDTYGSGEKSRFILQLQNDLALRNPNITFRDLTASVELQETRKYSEDIIIEKTPETLTALRAELERGLYPSHLNMYINCSLQYYFTRIAKMQEVDEVEEQLGADQFGTIVHQVLEDFFRPHEQSGDPLLAGHVEQMLQALPDKVKREFSKVTLGAKPERGMNYLLYKVAVEVLEKYLQKLKDSDELPLYVLRLEQTLATTLPVQVGNEVVNVRIAGKADRIDLTGPELRVIDYKTGKVEQNQLRVKPEDVSLHFLTDQKYGKARQLWLYEYVLKRVLEEQPETILRRAGHISPQSIQPKSGILSFRNLEPGVLSSEFNFTEADGATPKDFVAASEELLGDFVRRMLDPEEPIRKTQDLDVCQWCAYRGICAR